Proteins encoded together in one Acipenser ruthenus chromosome 22, fAciRut3.2 maternal haplotype, whole genome shotgun sequence window:
- the zgc:113333 gene encoding beta-N-acetylhexosaminidase — protein MHGTRKAVLVRLVVFLLIVVAAMKWFSNSSDKEHASEPDMFWGKRKGKAMLPEEERKVQDSKLEPQEPGKQEQKPDQQKQDQEKPKLHLIKDFSSTQMRIIHLDLKGAAPKVSYLEQIFPLLFKLGANGLLIEYEDMFPYSGDLEILKSENAYSVEDIEKIQHLAELNQLEVIPLVQVFGHLEFALKHEKYHALREVTKFPNSLNPHMPDSLSLVKGLISQVVDRHPKASWIHVGADEVFNLGEGQESKNWLNSNNGDKGKMFLNHMKEVGDFIMNKYPRVSLLMWDDMMRQISVEKLEESGITRFASPMIWDYSSKLNIKGIDKYISNYAKAGFKTVWFASSFKGASGSAQIWTPINQHMNNHLSWLKVINAMEKHPSIRFQGIALTGWQRYDHFSALCELFPVAIPAMAVCLQSLVHGGFNDEARKQTLNILGCKSINLNKSLCEGGGAFAGYEIYQMVHHIKENLKTQIDKILQDGHIKGTFSRYHRKYRFANPRNMEMFGDQVLKLHDDWEKFIQDLYISMGNIYFPDMVEEWMEENVYFYMDQLRELVKDYKQIIQLNGRPKTS, from the exons ATGCACGGGACAAGAAAAGCAGTTCTGGTGCGGCTGGTTGTGTTTCTATTGATTGTAGTGGCAGCCATGAAATGGTTCTCAAACTCAAG TGATAAGGAACACGCTTCTGAACCTGATATGTTCTGGGGGAAAAGAAAGGGGAAAGCCATGCTACCAGAGGAAGAAAGGAAAGTTCAGGATTCCAAATTAGAGCCCCAGGAACCAGGAAAACAGGAACAGAAACCAGACCAGCAAAAACAGGACCAGGAAAAGCCAAAGCTTCATCTGATCAAGGATTTCAGCTCCACTCAGATGAGGATCATCCACCTTGATCTTAAAGGGGCCGCTCCCAAAGTCTCTTATTTGGAACAG ATATTTCCACTCCTGTTTAAACTGGGTGCCAATGGGCTTTTAATTGAGTATGAAGACATGTTTCCCTATTCAGGAGACCTTGAAATCCTCAAGTCAGAGAACGCTTACAG TgtggaagacattgaaaaaattCAGCACCTTGCAGAACTAAATCAACTGGAAGTCATCCCGTTGGTGCAGGTCTTTGGACATTTGGAG TTTGCTCTGAAGCACGAGAAATATCATGCTCTGCGCGAGGTGACCAAGTTCCCAAACAGCCTGAACCCCCACATGCCAGACTCCCTATCACTGGTGAAGGGCCTCATCTCGCAGGTGGTAGACAGACACCCCAAAGCCAGCTGGATCCACGTTGGAGCAGACGAG GTATTTAATCTCGGGGAAGGACAGGAGTCCAAAAACTGGCTGAACAGCAACAATGGCGACAAGGGGAAGATGTTCCTGAATCACATGAAGGAGGTTGGGGACTTCATCATGAACAAGTATCCCAGGGTCAGCCTGCTCATGTGGGACGATATGATGAGGCAGATCAGCGTAGAGAAACTAGAAG AGTCTGGTATTACCCGCTTTGCGTCCCCCATGATATGGGACTATAGTTCCAAGTTAAACATAAAAGGAATTG aCAAATACATATCAAACTACGCTAAGGCAGGGTTCAAAACGGTGTGGTTCGCCAGTTCTTTTAAAGGAGCGTCAGGCTCTGCTCAGATCTGGACTCCGATTAATCAACACATGAACAACCACTTATCGTGGCTGAAGGTCATTAATGCAATGGAGAAACATCCCTCCATTCGCTTTCAAGGCATTGCACTGACCGGCTGGCAGAG ATACGATCACTTTTCAGCTTTGTGTGAACTCTTTCCTGTTGCCATCCCTGCAATGGCTGTCTGCTTGCAGAGTCTGGTTCATG gTGGATTTAATGATGAAGCAAGAAAGCAGACGCTGAATATCCTAGGCTGTAAAAGTATCAACCTTAACAAGAGCCTCTG TGAAGGAGGTGGTGCTTTTGCTGGCTATGAAATCTATCAGATGGTTCACCACATCAAAGAAAATCTGAAGACACAAATTGATAAAATACTTCAAGATGG GCACATCAAAGGGACGTTTTCTCGCTACCACAGAAAGTATCGCTTCGCGAACCCGAGAAACATGGAGATGTTTGGAGACCAAGTATTGAA gcTTCACGATGACTGGGAGAAATTCATCCAGGACTTGTACATTTCTATGGGGAACATCTATTTCCCGGACATGGTGGAGGAATGGATGGAAGAGAATGTCTATTTTTATATGGACCAGCTTAGGGAGCTGGTCAAAGACTACAAGCAGATCATTCAACTGAATGGCAGACCGAAAACTTCTTAA
- the LOC117431694 gene encoding target of rapamycin complex subunit lst8-like isoform X2, with product MIAAAGYQHIRMYDLNSNNPNPVINYDGLSKNITSVGFHEDGHLMYTGGEDCMARIWDLRSRNLQCKRIFQVNAPINCVCLHPNQAELIVGDQSGVIHIWDLKTDHNEQLIPEPAVSINSVHIDPDASYMAAVNSSGNCYVWNLTGGIGEEVMQLIPKTKIPAHKRYALRCKFSPDSTLLATCSADQTCKIWRTSNFSLMTELSIKSSNPGETSRGWMWDCAFSGDSQYIVTASSDNLARLWCVETGEIKREYSGHQKAVVCLAFNDSVLG from the exons ATGATAGCAGCAGCAG GTTACCAGCACATTCGAATGTATGATCTCAACTCGAATAACCCCAACCCTGTGATCAATTATGACGGCCTCAGCAAGAACATCACTTCTGTGGGGTTTCATGAGGATGGCCACTTGATGTACACAGGGGGGGAGGACTGCATGGCCAGGATCTGGGACTTAAG ATCACGGAACCTGCAGTGCAAACGGATCTTTCAAGTCAACGCACCTATTAACTGTGTCTGCTTACATCCAAATCAG GCAGAACTTATTGTTGGTGACCAGAGTGGCGTTATTCATATCTGGGATCTTAAAACTGATCATAACGAACAGCTGATTCCAGAGCCAGCGGTTTCAATTAACTCGGTTCATATCGATCCTGATGCCAGCTATATGGCAGCTGTCAACAGCTCA gGAAACTGTTACGTGTGGAATTTGACTGGAGGCATTGGAGAGGAGGTGATGCAGCTGATTCCCAAGACAAAAATACCAGCCCACAAACGATACGCCCTCAGATGTAAATTTAGCCCAGATTCTAC ACTCTTAGCTACTTGTTCTGCTGACCAGACCTGCAAGATATGGAGAACCTCCAACTTCTCTCTGATGACAGAGCTGAGCATCAAGAGCAGTAACCCTGGCGAGACGTCTCGTGGATGGATGTGGGACTGTGCCTTCTCTGGGGATTCACAGTACATTGTCACGG CCTCGTCAGATAACCTGGCCAGGCTGTGGTGTGTGGAGACGGGCGAGATCAAGAGAGAGTACAGCGGTCACCAGAAAGCTGTTGTGTGCCTGGCCTTTAACGACAGTGTCCTGGGGTGA
- the LOC117431694 gene encoding target of rapamycin complex subunit lst8-like isoform X3: MYDLNSNNPNPVINYDGLSKNITSVGFHEDGHLMYTGGEDCMARIWDLRSRNLQCKRIFQVNAPINCVCLHPNQAELIVGDQSGVIHIWDLKTDHNEQLIPEPAVSINSVHIDPDASYMAAVNSSGNCYVWNLTGGIGEEVMQLIPKTKIPAHKRYALRCKFSPDSTLLATCSADQTCKIWRTSNFSLMTELSIKSSNPGETSRGWMWDCAFSGDSQYIVTASSDNLARLWCVETGEIKREYSGHQKAVVCLAFNDSVLG; this comes from the exons ATGTATGATCTCAACTCGAATAACCCCAACCCTGTGATCAATTATGACGGCCTCAGCAAGAACATCACTTCTGTGGGGTTTCATGAGGATGGCCACTTGATGTACACAGGGGGGGAGGACTGCATGGCCAGGATCTGGGACTTAAG ATCACGGAACCTGCAGTGCAAACGGATCTTTCAAGTCAACGCACCTATTAACTGTGTCTGCTTACATCCAAATCAG GCAGAACTTATTGTTGGTGACCAGAGTGGCGTTATTCATATCTGGGATCTTAAAACTGATCATAACGAACAGCTGATTCCAGAGCCAGCGGTTTCAATTAACTCGGTTCATATCGATCCTGATGCCAGCTATATGGCAGCTGTCAACAGCTCA gGAAACTGTTACGTGTGGAATTTGACTGGAGGCATTGGAGAGGAGGTGATGCAGCTGATTCCCAAGACAAAAATACCAGCCCACAAACGATACGCCCTCAGATGTAAATTTAGCCCAGATTCTAC ACTCTTAGCTACTTGTTCTGCTGACCAGACCTGCAAGATATGGAGAACCTCCAACTTCTCTCTGATGACAGAGCTGAGCATCAAGAGCAGTAACCCTGGCGAGACGTCTCGTGGATGGATGTGGGACTGTGCCTTCTCTGGGGATTCACAGTACATTGTCACGG CCTCGTCAGATAACCTGGCCAGGCTGTGGTGTGTGGAGACGGGCGAGATCAAGAGAGAGTACAGCGGTCACCAGAAAGCTGTTGTGTGCCTGGCCTTTAACGACAGTGTCCTGGGGTGA
- the LOC117431694 gene encoding target of rapamycin complex subunit lst8-like isoform X1, producing the protein MNAHQGTVSSDPVILATAGYDHTVRFWQAHSGICTRTVQHQDSQVNSLEITPDRSMIAAAGYQHIRMYDLNSNNPNPVINYDGLSKNITSVGFHEDGHLMYTGGEDCMARIWDLRSRNLQCKRIFQVNAPINCVCLHPNQAELIVGDQSGVIHIWDLKTDHNEQLIPEPAVSINSVHIDPDASYMAAVNSSGNCYVWNLTGGIGEEVMQLIPKTKIPAHKRYALRCKFSPDSTLLATCSADQTCKIWRTSNFSLMTELSIKSSNPGETSRGWMWDCAFSGDSQYIVTASSDNLARLWCVETGEIKREYSGHQKAVVCLAFNDSVLG; encoded by the exons ATGAATGCACACCAAGGCACTGTGAGCAGCGATCCGGTTATCTTAGCGACCGCTGGCTACGATCACACCGTTCGCTTTTGGCAGGCACACAGTGGAATTTGCACCCGGACTGTCCAGCACCAGGATTCT CAAGTGAATTCCCTAGAGATAACTCCAGATCGAAGTATGATAGCAGCAGCAG GTTACCAGCACATTCGAATGTATGATCTCAACTCGAATAACCCCAACCCTGTGATCAATTATGACGGCCTCAGCAAGAACATCACTTCTGTGGGGTTTCATGAGGATGGCCACTTGATGTACACAGGGGGGGAGGACTGCATGGCCAGGATCTGGGACTTAAG ATCACGGAACCTGCAGTGCAAACGGATCTTTCAAGTCAACGCACCTATTAACTGTGTCTGCTTACATCCAAATCAG GCAGAACTTATTGTTGGTGACCAGAGTGGCGTTATTCATATCTGGGATCTTAAAACTGATCATAACGAACAGCTGATTCCAGAGCCAGCGGTTTCAATTAACTCGGTTCATATCGATCCTGATGCCAGCTATATGGCAGCTGTCAACAGCTCA gGAAACTGTTACGTGTGGAATTTGACTGGAGGCATTGGAGAGGAGGTGATGCAGCTGATTCCCAAGACAAAAATACCAGCCCACAAACGATACGCCCTCAGATGTAAATTTAGCCCAGATTCTAC ACTCTTAGCTACTTGTTCTGCTGACCAGACCTGCAAGATATGGAGAACCTCCAACTTCTCTCTGATGACAGAGCTGAGCATCAAGAGCAGTAACCCTGGCGAGACGTCTCGTGGATGGATGTGGGACTGTGCCTTCTCTGGGGATTCACAGTACATTGTCACGG CCTCGTCAGATAACCTGGCCAGGCTGTGGTGTGTGGAGACGGGCGAGATCAAGAGAGAGTACAGCGGTCACCAGAAAGCTGTTGTGTGCCTGGCCTTTAACGACAGTGTCCTGGGGTGA